The Acidobacteriota bacterium genome window below encodes:
- a CDS encoding thioesterase family protein — protein MTSFRFTTELEIRFRDLDALGHVNNAVYLTYFEIVRTRYWKHLFGLPPAHDWGFVMVRTECNYRSPALLGETITIAARISALKNSSFTFEYRLTESRTGRLIADGLSVQACFDMKNGRTVPIPETMRQQVKDFEGLE, from the coding sequence ATGACATCGTTTCGTTTCACAACCGAACTGGAGATTCGCTTTCGAGATCTGGACGCCCTGGGCCACGTCAACAACGCCGTCTATCTCACCTATTTCGAGATCGTTCGCACCCGATATTGGAAGCACCTCTTCGGACTCCCTCCCGCCCATGACTGGGGATTCGTGATGGTGCGAACCGAGTGCAACTACCGCTCCCCCGCGCTCCTGGGTGAGACCATTACCATTGCCGCCCGAATCTCCGCCCTCAAGAATTCCAGCTTCACCTTCGAGTATCGCCTGACCGAGAGCCGGACCGGGCGTCTGATCGCAGACGGCCTGTCGGTGCAGGCCTGTTTCGACATGAAGAACGGCCGGACGGTTCCTATTCCGGAGACGATGCGGCAACAGGTCAAGGACTTCGAAGGGCTGGAATGA
- a CDS encoding aminomethyltransferase family protein, with product MPERSVLFGTQRESGADFMEFRGREVPKRFTSLDEEYAALGHEAGLLDLSVQGVVELRGRDRSRFLHGMVTNDIRSLSPGQGCYALMLTPQGRILTDMRVLCLEEALMLLVDADLVEKDLALLRRYIIADQVEVIDRSADLAILSLQGPRAAEVIAGLCRGTSPPEAPFEHRLIQVGNLPVRCARVRRTASGGCDLIVPESQSVDLWNLLLQAGKPAGLRPVGLAAWNVRRLEAGIPWYGIDMDEARIPLETGLEEAISYSKGCYIGQEVVARATFRGHVNRKLTGLLLSSGEPARGGDKIFRNGQEVGWVTDSAYSPGLRRAIALAYVRKEAWDPGTSVGVDSGGVRTDAEVTQYPFD from the coding sequence ATGCCGGAACGATCTGTGCTTTTTGGAACCCAACGGGAGTCGGGAGCGGACTTCATGGAATTTCGGGGCCGGGAGGTTCCCAAGCGCTTCACTTCTCTGGATGAGGAGTATGCCGCCTTGGGCCATGAGGCCGGTCTTCTCGATCTGTCGGTTCAGGGTGTGGTCGAATTGCGGGGCAGAGACCGATCGCGATTTCTCCATGGAATGGTTACCAACGACATCCGGAGTCTCTCACCGGGTCAGGGTTGCTATGCGCTCATGCTTACTCCCCAGGGACGGATCCTCACCGACATGCGAGTCCTCTGTCTGGAGGAAGCCCTGATGCTGCTGGTCGACGCCGACCTCGTGGAGAAGGATCTGGCCCTCTTGAGGAGGTACATTATCGCGGATCAGGTCGAGGTCATCGATCGGTCGGCCGACCTGGCTATTCTCTCGCTGCAAGGACCCAGGGCGGCCGAGGTCATCGCAGGGCTGTGCCGAGGAACCTCCCCGCCGGAGGCCCCCTTCGAACATCGCCTCATTCAAGTCGGGAATCTGCCGGTCCGCTGCGCAAGGGTGCGGCGAACCGCCTCGGGAGGCTGCGACCTCATCGTGCCCGAATCCCAATCAGTCGACCTCTGGAACCTCCTCCTTCAGGCGGGAAAGCCGGCCGGACTACGCCCGGTAGGCCTTGCAGCCTGGAACGTCCGCCGGCTTGAGGCGGGTATCCCCTGGTACGGCATCGATATGGACGAAGCCCGCATCCCCCTGGAGACCGGCCTGGAAGAAGCCATCAGCTATAGCAAGGGGTGCTACATCGGCCAGGAAGTCGTGGCCCGGGCTACCTTTCGCGGACACGTCAATCGCAAGCTCACGGGTCTCCTGCTGTCATCCGGGGAGCCCGCCCGGGGGGGAGACAAGATATTCCGCAACGGGCAGGAGGTGGGCTGGGTTACGGACAGCGCCTACTCTCCCGGGCTGCGGCGAGCTATCGCCCTGGCTTACGTTCGCAAGGAGGCCTGGGACCCCGGCACGAGCGTCGGAGTGGATAGCGGCGGGGTCCGGACCGATGCCGAGGTGACGCAGTATCCCTTCGACTGA
- the gatB gene encoding Asp-tRNA(Asn)/Glu-tRNA(Gln) amidotransferase subunit GatB: protein MTYEAVIGLEVHAQLLTRTKIFCSCPNQFGAPPNTNTCPVCLGLPGALPVLNREAVVMAVKAALAFNCRINSLSIFARKNYFYPDLPKGYQISQFDKPLAEYGHLDLEENGHPQRVGIKRVHLEEDAGKSIHDGFADSDRFSYIDLNRSGTPLIEIVSEPEIYSPTQAHDYLTRLKVILEYLQVCDGNMEEGSLRCDANVSIRPVGSQTLGTKTELKNLNSFRFLQKALEYEIGRQTRLLQQGGTVTQETRLWSTTEQRSFPMRSKEEAHDYRYFPEPDLPPLAVDVDWQHEIRADMPELPEEKKQRFVDEYSIPAYDAGVLTTTRALADFFEDTAARSRNPKAASNWIMGDLLRDLKEFNLDIESSPISPSQLAELIGCIDSKEVSGKMAKEIFEAMFREKKPARQVIREKGLKQITDPDAITTVIEEVLAGNPRILEQYLGGKKATFGFFVGQVMKATKGQANPRLVNELLRKRLDG, encoded by the coding sequence ATGACCTATGAAGCCGTCATTGGCCTCGAGGTTCACGCCCAACTGCTGACCCGAACCAAGATCTTCTGCTCCTGCCCTAACCAATTCGGAGCCCCCCCCAATACCAATACCTGTCCGGTTTGCCTGGGTCTTCCCGGAGCTCTGCCGGTGCTGAATCGCGAGGCGGTCGTCATGGCCGTCAAGGCTGCCCTGGCGTTCAATTGCCGCATCAATTCCCTTTCGATTTTTGCACGCAAGAATTACTTCTATCCCGATCTGCCCAAGGGCTACCAGATTTCCCAATTCGACAAACCCCTGGCGGAATACGGACACCTCGATCTCGAGGAGAACGGCCACCCCCAACGGGTGGGGATCAAGCGTGTCCATCTGGAAGAGGATGCCGGCAAATCGATTCATGACGGATTTGCCGATTCCGATCGCTTCAGTTATATCGACTTGAACCGGAGCGGCACGCCGCTGATCGAAATCGTCAGCGAACCCGAGATCTATTCTCCGACCCAGGCCCACGACTACCTGACCCGCCTGAAGGTCATTCTCGAATACCTGCAAGTCTGCGACGGCAACATGGAGGAAGGCAGTCTCCGTTGCGACGCCAACGTGTCGATCCGCCCGGTCGGCTCACAGACTCTGGGAACCAAGACCGAGCTGAAAAACCTGAACAGCTTCCGCTTTCTGCAGAAGGCGCTCGAATATGAGATCGGCCGCCAGACACGCCTCCTGCAGCAGGGAGGTACCGTTACTCAGGAAACCCGCCTGTGGAGCACGACTGAGCAGCGTTCCTTCCCCATGCGCAGCAAGGAAGAAGCTCACGATTATCGCTATTTCCCCGAACCCGACCTGCCGCCCCTGGCGGTGGACGTCGATTGGCAGCATGAAATACGGGCGGACATGCCGGAGCTGCCCGAAGAAAAAAAGCAGCGGTTCGTGGACGAGTATTCCATCCCCGCATACGACGCAGGTGTGTTGACCACCACGCGTGCCCTGGCCGATTTTTTCGAAGACACCGCTGCCCGATCCCGAAATCCCAAGGCGGCTTCCAACTGGATCATGGGAGACCTGTTGCGTGACCTCAAGGAATTCAATCTCGACATCGAATCCTCTCCGATCAGCCCCAGCCAATTGGCCGAACTGATCGGATGCATCGACAGCAAAGAGGTGTCGGGCAAGATGGCCAAGGAAATCTTCGAGGCCATGTTTCGGGAGAAAAAGCCGGCCAGGCAGGTCATCCGGGAAAAGGGTCTGAAGCAGATCACCGATCCCGATGCGATCACAACCGTGATTGAAGAGGTCCTTGCCGGCAATCCCAGAATTCTCGAGCAGTATCTTGGCGGCAAAAAGGCCACCTTCGGTTTCTTTGTGGGTCAAGTCATGAAGGCCACCAAGGGGCAGGCCAATCCCCGCTTGGTCAATGAGTTGTTGAGAAAGAGGCTGGACGGTTAA
- a CDS encoding S41 family peptidase, which yields MQRLRSWTTVATVIVIASLIGGFWGRPVQATSQSNERELLVNVYSQVLDLAEKYYADEIDVEKSVHASLRSMLKTLDPHSNFFDAKQFAQFREDQRGNFYGLGIIISMRNAKPTVITPIPGTPAYRLGIRSGDVIAKIEGNPTEGLDIQAVVERLRGPKGTVVNISIDRVGIPKLLDMAIIRDEIPHHSVPFAFFFRPGIGYIKLSTFNETTNREVQESLEKLGTDLQGLIFDLRSNPGGYLQAAIQVADKFLKKGQKVLITDGRTPSAKQSYEAPRGSGGVLFPLVVLINTGSASASEIVAGAIQDHDRGLLVGEVSFGKGLVQTVYPLDNGAGVSLTTAKWHTPSGRLIQRDYANQSYIDYYYARNKDPEKRKVYYTDSGREVYGGGGITPDFQIKTNKINEFQLLLTSRGMIFSFIRAYNADHPTVDRNFQATPEILKEFRTYLTSQKLVYKESDFQDNLDFIKFQMRYEYFLSRVGQAEAHKVSLENDPQFAKALEVLPQAKALINRDSGDSDLLVRKQGD from the coding sequence ATGCAAAGACTTCGTTCCTGGACCACGGTCGCGACCGTCATCGTTATCGCCTCCCTGATTGGAGGATTTTGGGGGAGGCCGGTTCAAGCGACGTCCCAGTCCAACGAACGTGAACTCCTGGTGAACGTCTACTCCCAGGTGCTCGACCTGGCGGAGAAGTACTACGCCGACGAAATCGACGTCGAGAAGAGCGTTCACGCTTCGCTGCGGAGCATGTTGAAGACGTTGGACCCCCATTCGAACTTCTTCGACGCCAAGCAGTTCGCCCAATTCAGGGAAGACCAGCGCGGGAATTTCTATGGGCTGGGCATCATCATCTCCATGAGGAATGCCAAGCCCACCGTCATCACGCCCATTCCGGGGACGCCCGCATACCGCCTGGGCATTCGCTCCGGAGACGTCATCGCCAAGATTGAAGGGAACCCCACCGAGGGATTGGATATTCAGGCGGTCGTGGAAAGGCTGAGGGGCCCCAAGGGGACGGTGGTCAACATCTCCATAGACCGAGTCGGAATTCCGAAATTGCTCGATATGGCCATCATTCGCGATGAGATCCCCCACCACAGTGTTCCTTTCGCCTTCTTCTTCCGCCCGGGTATCGGCTACATCAAGCTCAGCACCTTCAACGAGACCACCAACAGGGAAGTTCAGGAAAGCCTGGAGAAATTGGGAACGGATCTGCAGGGTCTGATCTTTGACCTGAGATCCAACCCCGGAGGATACCTGCAGGCGGCCATCCAGGTGGCGGACAAGTTCCTGAAAAAGGGCCAGAAGGTCTTGATTACCGACGGACGCACGCCAAGCGCCAAACAGTCCTACGAAGCCCCCAGAGGATCCGGTGGAGTTCTGTTCCCCCTGGTGGTGCTCATCAACACCGGCAGCGCCAGTGCTTCCGAAATCGTGGCCGGCGCCATTCAGGACCATGATCGCGGGCTGCTGGTGGGCGAAGTCAGTTTCGGCAAGGGACTGGTTCAGACGGTCTATCCCCTGGACAACGGCGCGGGCGTTTCCCTCACCACCGCCAAGTGGCACACTCCCAGCGGGAGGCTCATCCAGCGAGATTACGCCAATCAATCGTATATCGACTACTACTACGCCAGAAACAAGGATCCGGAGAAGAGGAAAGTCTACTATACCGACAGCGGGCGTGAGGTTTACGGGGGAGGTGGCATAACTCCGGATTTCCAGATCAAGACCAATAAGATCAATGAATTCCAGCTGCTGCTGACCAGCAGGGGAATGATCTTCAGCTTCATCCGTGCCTACAACGCCGACCACCCGACAGTGGACCGGAACTTCCAGGCAACGCCCGAAATCCTGAAGGAATTTCGGACTTATCTGACCAGTCAGAAACTGGTCTACAAGGAAAGCGACTTTCAGGACAACCTGGACTTCATCAAGTTCCAGATGCGCTACGAATACTTCCTCTCTCGGGTGGGTCAAGCCGAGGCTCACAAGGTTTCCCTGGAGAACGATCCCCAATTCGCCAAGGCACTGGAGGTGCTTCCTCAGGCCAAGGCTCTCATCAACCGTGACTCGGGCGATTCTGACCTGCTGGTCAGAAAGCAGGGAGATTAG
- the tatA gene encoding twin-arginine translocase TatA/TatE family subunit has product MGPIGVPELIIIFVVALLVFGPRKLPELGKSLGRGLSEFRRASNELRNTLEEEVRAAEYEPPPPPPKLDKPAEAAPADPQPAVETGEDPAAPTSSEAEGGDSAAESASAGEQLEAPSQPSEADSGPEPEAATASSPGLSSEPKPEPKPDGH; this is encoded by the coding sequence ATGGGCCCTATCGGCGTACCCGAGTTGATCATCATTTTTGTCGTGGCTCTGCTGGTATTCGGGCCGCGAAAGTTGCCTGAACTGGGGAAATCTCTCGGCAGGGGCCTCTCCGAGTTCCGGCGCGCCTCCAACGAGCTCAGAAATACACTGGAGGAAGAGGTTCGCGCGGCCGAATACGAGCCTCCCCCACCCCCACCCAAGCTGGACAAGCCGGCTGAAGCCGCGCCTGCCGACCCTCAACCGGCCGTCGAGACCGGGGAGGATCCGGCAGCGCCGACCTCCTCCGAAGCGGAGGGCGGCGATAGCGCGGCGGAATCCGCCTCCGCCGGGGAGCAACTGGAAGCTCCCTCCCAACCTTCAGAAGCCGACTCCGGCCCGGAGCCGGAGGCTGCCACAGCCTCCTCGCCCGGCTTGAGTTCGGAGCCCAAGCCTGAACCCAAGCCGGATGGACACTGA
- the tatC gene encoding twin-arginine translocase subunit TatC, whose protein sequence is MDTDPRDENELAASGKMSFLDHLDELRRRIIVAIAAVGITFVACWIFHERIFDFLSVPITQHLGDRKLTYLSPTEPFMIYMKASFYAAIFVASPVVLWQVWLFIAPGLYSREKRYAIPFLLSSSMLFILGGIFAYTVGLPMTLNFLTDFGRNFQEIVTATFYFDFALVVILGCAIIFEIPIVIFFLSIMGITNARFLLRNLRYAVLIIFITAAIITPTPDIPTLMVFAAPMLLLYLVGILVAWIFGKKRLRDENSD, encoded by the coding sequence ATGGACACTGACCCAAGGGACGAAAACGAGCTTGCGGCCTCCGGCAAGATGTCCTTTTTGGATCATCTGGACGAGTTGCGCCGGCGCATCATCGTGGCCATCGCCGCGGTGGGCATCACTTTTGTTGCCTGCTGGATCTTTCACGAGAGAATCTTCGACTTCCTGTCGGTTCCGATCACCCAGCACCTGGGAGATCGCAAGCTGACCTATCTGAGCCCCACCGAGCCCTTCATGATCTACATGAAGGCTTCCTTCTACGCCGCGATCTTTGTGGCCTCCCCCGTGGTACTGTGGCAGGTCTGGCTGTTCATTGCCCCGGGGCTTTATTCCCGCGAAAAACGATACGCCATACCCTTCCTGCTGTCGTCCAGCATGCTCTTTATTCTGGGGGGAATCTTCGCCTACACGGTCGGCCTTCCCATGACCTTGAACTTTCTCACCGATTTCGGCCGAAACTTTCAGGAGATCGTGACCGCAACCTTCTACTTCGACTTTGCCCTGGTCGTCATCCTGGGATGCGCCATCATTTTCGAAATTCCGATCGTCATTTTCTTCCTCTCCATCATGGGCATCACCAATGCCCGATTCCTGTTGAGAAACCTTCGCTACGCGGTCCTCATTATTTTCATTACAGCAGCCATCATCACGCCAACGCCTGACATCCCAACCTTGATGGTCTTCGCCGCGCCCATGCTCTTGCTGTACCTGGTGGGCATATTGGTAGCCTGGATCTTCGGCAAAAAGCGCCTGAGGGATGAGAATTCCGACTGA
- a CDS encoding ATP-binding protein, with product MADSPSADRQSLRARLVKGRPIFRRHLYISSALFLLVIGAIAFSLIDLANRWAGERVELEMEALRDDLKDRIEDRMRLVDLELPGADPADELLRRQHMERYLEELLAANDQVVYVFARHPRGDLLWQRLQMGRELEQSHFPDLILSARARQEIASVSNPGERITDWVEPVVSQRQLRLFIHFGFDNTLIADRVAEDQTRINRQILVASSVVLALLLVALFYVRWLLKQAQVIEAEAHTAERLAVLGTLASGLAHEIRNPLSAINLNLQMIEEEVSQSRNHSGEMTQLLAGAKSEIRRLERLARNFLVYAKPLKPDRQVVSLPQVLDQVVRLVAKEFDRAGIELVRQDGPGLPEFRGDRDLLQQAVMNLLVNARESVLARGDGPRQISMGARREAGRLLVWVRDSGTGVSEGETGRLFDLFYSSKRGGTGLGLPIAQRIVEAHGGRLEWKNIDQGGAEFSMLFNL from the coding sequence ATGGCCGATTCCCCCAGCGCAGATCGGCAGTCATTGAGAGCACGCCTGGTCAAGGGCAGGCCGATCTTCAGGCGCCATCTCTACATCAGCTCCGCTCTCTTTCTGCTGGTGATCGGCGCCATCGCCTTTTCCCTGATCGATTTGGCCAACCGCTGGGCAGGCGAGCGGGTGGAGCTTGAAATGGAGGCATTGCGCGACGATTTGAAGGATCGGATCGAGGATCGAATGCGCCTCGTCGATCTGGAGCTGCCGGGCGCCGATCCCGCCGATGAGCTTCTGCGGCGGCAGCACATGGAGCGGTATCTGGAGGAGTTGTTGGCCGCCAACGACCAGGTCGTCTATGTTTTCGCAAGGCACCCCCGGGGAGACCTCCTTTGGCAGCGCCTGCAGATGGGAAGGGAACTGGAGCAGAGCCACTTTCCCGACCTCATTCTGTCAGCCAGGGCAAGACAGGAAATCGCTTCGGTCAGCAATCCTGGAGAGCGAATTACCGACTGGGTCGAGCCGGTTGTTTCCCAGCGGCAATTGAGGCTGTTCATCCATTTCGGTTTCGACAACACCCTCATCGCAGACCGGGTTGCGGAAGACCAGACCCGGATCAATCGGCAGATCCTGGTGGCTTCCTCGGTGGTGCTGGCGCTGCTGCTGGTAGCCCTTTTCTATGTGCGCTGGCTGCTCAAGCAAGCCCAAGTGATCGAGGCCGAAGCCCACACGGCCGAGCGGCTGGCGGTGCTGGGGACGCTGGCCAGCGGGCTGGCCCATGAGATCCGGAACCCCCTGAGCGCCATCAACCTGAATCTGCAGATGATCGAAGAGGAAGTCTCCCAGTCTCGGAACCATTCCGGCGAGATGACCCAACTCCTGGCCGGGGCCAAGTCCGAGATTCGGAGGCTGGAGCGGTTGGCCCGCAATTTTCTGGTCTATGCCAAACCGTTGAAGCCGGATCGACAGGTGGTTTCGCTGCCGCAGGTCCTGGACCAGGTGGTCCGGCTGGTGGCCAAGGAGTTCGACAGAGCAGGAATCGAGCTGGTGAGGCAGGACGGGCCGGGATTGCCGGAGTTTCGGGGAGACCGGGATTTGTTGCAGCAGGCCGTCATGAACCTGCTGGTCAATGCCAGGGAATCGGTCCTGGCCAGGGGGGATGGACCGCGGCAGATCTCAATGGGGGCCAGGCGGGAGGCGGGTCGCCTGCTGGTGTGGGTTCGCGACAGCGGCACCGGAGTCTCGGAGGGGGAAACCGGCCGGCTCTTTGACCTGTTTTATTCGAGCAAGCGTGGGGGGACGGGTCTGGGCTTGCCCATTGCCCAACGGATCGTGGAAGCCCACGGCGGGCGGTTGGAGTGGAAGAATATTGACCAGGGAGGGGCGGAGTTTTCGATGCTCTTCAACCTTTAG